One region of Pseudomonas alvandae genomic DNA includes:
- the soxR gene encoding redox-sensitive transcriptional activator SoxR: protein MTTPINFHKELTVGQVAARSGVAVTALHFYETKGLIKSTRNQGNQRRYPREVLRRVALIKVAQRLGIPLAEIGEALKNLPQNRAPTAADWKTLSAQWSRNLDERIDQLIALRDRLTGCIGCGCLSMEHCPLRNQGDVLGKRGPGAHLLDEP from the coding sequence ATGACGACGCCCATCAACTTTCACAAGGAGCTCACCGTCGGCCAAGTCGCCGCTCGCAGTGGCGTGGCGGTCACGGCGCTGCACTTCTATGAAACCAAGGGGCTGATCAAAAGCACTCGCAACCAAGGCAATCAACGTCGCTACCCCCGAGAAGTCCTGCGGCGCGTGGCGCTGATCAAAGTCGCCCAGCGCCTGGGCATCCCCTTGGCGGAAATTGGCGAAGCGCTGAAAAATCTGCCGCAGAATCGCGCCCCGACAGCGGCCGACTGGAAGACCTTATCTGCGCAATGGAGCCGGAATCTGGATGAGCGCATCGATCAACTGATCGCCCTGCGCGACCGGCTCACCGGCTGTATCGGCTGCGGTTGCCTGTCGATGGAACATTGCCCCCTGCGCAATCAGGGCGACGTGCTTGGCAAGCGAGGACCGGGGGCGCATTTGTTGGACGAGCCGTGA
- a CDS encoding antibiotic biosynthesis monooxygenase: MQPPISFTHLIEFDIEPQRQQALVDALTEQTERLARDFPGFLSASVQASEDGRRVLNCLQWQTREAGEAAFRSVENGEENFWRLIQKHRAKAVTFGSFQVLRNIERSLDGALHCPWVNPAQRGIREGDTHYQKR; encoded by the coding sequence ATGCAACCGCCAATCAGCTTCACGCATTTGATTGAATTCGACATCGAGCCTCAAAGGCAGCAGGCGCTGGTGGACGCCCTGACAGAACAGACCGAGCGCCTGGCGCGGGATTTCCCGGGCTTTCTCAGCGCCAGTGTCCAGGCCAGCGAGGACGGGCGACGGGTCCTCAACTGCTTGCAATGGCAAACCCGCGAAGCAGGGGAAGCGGCGTTTCGAAGCGTTGAAAATGGCGAGGAAAATTTCTGGCGGCTGATCCAGAAGCATCGGGCCAAAGCGGTGACGTTCGGCTCTTTTCAGGTCCTGCGCAACATCGAGCGCAGCCTGGACGGTGCGCTGCATTGCCCGTGGGTCAACCCAGCGCAACGGGGGATCCGAGAGGGCGATACCCACTATCAAAAGCGTTGA
- a CDS encoding LysE family translocator — MTLSLDLLLGFALFALVTSITPGPNNTMLLASGVNFGFNRTIPHMLGITCGFFSLVLAVGLGLGAVFQTYPLLYTLLRYVGAAYLMYLAWKIAHSGPVSDSAAGNNKPISYWGAAAFQWVNPKAWIMAIGAISTYTPLQGYFFNVVVIAAVFALINLPSVSLWVVCGSLLRNLLRDRRWLRLFNWGMALLLVASLYPLLMESMS, encoded by the coding sequence ATGACCCTCTCGCTTGATTTGCTGCTGGGCTTCGCCCTGTTTGCCTTGGTGACCTCGATCACACCTGGCCCCAACAACACGATGTTGCTGGCCTCGGGTGTCAATTTCGGTTTCAACCGTACCATCCCGCATATGCTGGGTATCACCTGCGGATTCTTTTCCCTGGTGCTGGCGGTGGGCCTCGGGCTGGGTGCGGTGTTCCAGACCTATCCTCTGCTCTACACCTTGTTGCGCTACGTTGGCGCGGCATACCTGATGTACCTGGCATGGAAAATCGCGCATTCCGGTCCTGTCTCGGACAGCGCAGCGGGCAACAACAAGCCGATCAGCTATTGGGGCGCGGCAGCCTTCCAATGGGTCAACCCAAAGGCCTGGATCATGGCCATCGGCGCCATCAGCACCTATACCCCCCTGCAAGGCTACTTTTTCAACGTGGTGGTGATCGCGGCAGTGTTTGCCCTGATCAACCTGCCAAGCGTCAGCCTGTGGGTGGTCTGCGGCAGCCTGTTGCGCAACCTTCTGCGCGATCGTCGGTGGCTACGCCTGTTCAACTGGGGCATGGCACTGCTGCTGGTGGCATCGCTGTATCCGTTGTTGATGGAAAGCATGAGTTGA
- a CDS encoding cysteine desulfurase family protein, producing MNKRPLYFDYAATTPVDERVIQVMVQCLGFDGNFGNPASSSHAFGQEARRAVEQARRQVAQLVGAQAGQIVWTSGATESNNLAIKGVAQALGVRKGHLVTSLIEHKAVLDTVKQLEEGGVAVTWLAPDADGLITPQAVREALREDTFLVSLMLVNNELGTVNDAVAIGEIVREHGALFHMDAAQGAGKVSIDLTRWPVDLMSFSAHKIYGPKGIGALYVGDRARPRLSAQIHGGGHEGGLRSGTLATHQIAAMGAAFELAAQSFDEELAHIARLRNRLLEPLLALPGVCINGSATQRIAHTLSLTFNEGEFNPAALGASIAFSATSACNSANNAPSHVLLALGHDERAASRTIRLSLGRFTHEQDIDEAVRLIKAACAAAPAFWATPT from the coding sequence ATGAATAAGCGTCCTTTGTATTTTGATTATGCCGCCACCACGCCGGTGGATGAGCGGGTCATCCAGGTCATGGTCCAATGCCTGGGTTTCGACGGTAACTTTGGCAACCCGGCCTCCAGCTCCCATGCCTTCGGCCAGGAGGCTCGACGTGCCGTGGAGCAGGCGCGCCGGCAGGTGGCCCAACTCGTTGGGGCTCAAGCCGGACAGATTGTCTGGACGTCCGGGGCTACCGAATCCAACAACTTGGCAATCAAGGGCGTGGCCCAGGCGCTCGGCGTGCGCAAGGGGCACCTGGTGACCAGCCTGATCGAGCACAAGGCGGTTCTCGATACCGTCAAGCAATTGGAGGAGGGCGGTGTCGCGGTGACTTGGCTGGCGCCGGATGCCGATGGCCTGATCACCCCGCAAGCGGTTCGCGAGGCGCTGCGCGAAGATACGTTCCTGGTGTCGCTGATGCTGGTGAACAACGAGTTGGGCACCGTCAACGACGCCGTTGCCATCGGTGAGATCGTTCGCGAGCACGGCGCGCTCTTCCATATGGACGCGGCCCAGGGTGCCGGGAAAGTGAGTATCGACCTGACCCGGTGGCCGGTGGACCTGATGTCTTTTTCCGCGCACAAAATCTATGGCCCCAAGGGCATCGGTGCACTTTATGTCGGTGACCGCGCGCGGCCGCGCCTGTCGGCGCAGATCCACGGCGGAGGCCATGAAGGTGGGTTGCGTTCCGGTACCCTGGCGACCCATCAGATTGCAGCCATGGGCGCGGCGTTCGAGCTGGCGGCGCAGTCGTTTGACGAGGAACTCGCCCATATCGCCCGGTTGCGCAATCGTTTGCTTGAGCCGTTGTTGGCATTACCTGGCGTGTGTATCAATGGCAGTGCCACCCAGCGCATCGCGCATACACTGAGCCTTACCTTCAACGAAGGCGAGTTCAATCCGGCCGCGCTGGGCGCTTCGATTGCTTTTTCCGCCACATCGGCCTGCAACTCCGCGAATAACGCACCCTCCCACGTACTGTTGGCCCTCGGGCACGACGAACGGGCGGCGAGCCGCACCATTCGCTTGAGCCTGGGACGTTTCACCCATGAACAAGACATCGACGAGGCGGTGCGGTTGATCAAGGCGGCCTGTGCCGCTGCGCCAGCATTCTGGGCGACACCCACCTGA
- a CDS encoding aminopeptidase P family protein has product MSTQPLTPGQVPQRLARIRQLMSDEGIHALLVPSADPHLSEYLPGYWQGRQWLSGFHGSVGTLIVTADFAGVWADSRYWEQATKELEGSGIELVKLVPGQPGPLDWLGEQTPEGSVVAVDGAVMAVASARTLSGKLESRGARLRTDIDLLQKVWSDRPSLPDQPVYAHLPPQATISRVEKLAKLRESLKERGADWHFIATLDDIAWLFNLRGADVSFNPVFVSFALISQQQATLFVALNKVDAPLRAVLEQDGVTLRDYSEAGAALREVPNGMSLQIDPARVTVGLLDNLGSGVKLIEGLNPTTLAKSRKSLADAEHIRKAMEQDGAALCEFFAWLESAWGRERITELTIDEHLTAARKRRPDFVSLSFNTIAAFNANGAMPHYHATEEAHAVIEGDGLLLIDSGGQYLGGTTDITRMVPVGTPTSEQKRDCTRVLKGVIALSRARFPQGILSPLLDAIARAPIWAEQVDYGHGTGHGVGYFLNVHEGPQVIAYQAAAAPQTAMQPGMITSIEPGTYRPGRWGVRIENLVINREAGSSEFGTFLEFETLTLCPIDTRCLEPSLLTQDEKDWFNAYHAEVRRRLSPLLEGDALQWLNTRTAAI; this is encoded by the coding sequence ATGAGTACCCAGCCTTTGACCCCAGGACAGGTTCCGCAGCGCCTGGCTCGAATCCGCCAGTTGATGAGCGACGAGGGCATCCACGCATTGCTGGTGCCTTCGGCCGACCCGCATCTCTCGGAGTATCTGCCGGGCTACTGGCAAGGGCGCCAGTGGTTGTCCGGTTTCCATGGCTCGGTTGGGACCTTGATCGTCACTGCGGATTTTGCCGGGGTTTGGGCTGACAGCCGTTATTGGGAGCAGGCCACCAAGGAACTGGAGGGCAGTGGTATCGAGCTGGTCAAGCTTGTTCCGGGTCAGCCCGGCCCGCTGGATTGGCTCGGCGAACAGACGCCCGAGGGAAGCGTGGTTGCGGTTGACGGTGCGGTGATGGCCGTCGCATCGGCTCGAACGCTGAGCGGCAAGCTTGAGTCTCGCGGTGCGCGGCTGCGTACCGACATCGACCTGCTACAGAAGGTTTGGAGTGATCGCCCAAGCCTGCCTGATCAACCCGTCTACGCCCACCTGCCACCGCAAGCGACGATCAGCCGTGTCGAGAAGCTCGCGAAGCTGCGCGAATCCCTCAAGGAACGTGGCGCCGATTGGCATTTCATCGCCACCCTCGATGACATTGCCTGGCTGTTCAACTTGCGTGGCGCGGATGTGTCCTTCAATCCTGTGTTCGTTTCCTTTGCCTTGATCAGCCAGCAACAGGCAACGCTTTTCGTCGCCTTGAACAAGGTCGACGCACCGTTGCGCGCCGTTCTCGAACAGGATGGCGTGACGCTACGGGACTACAGCGAGGCTGGCGCCGCGCTGCGCGAGGTGCCCAATGGCATGAGCCTGCAGATCGATCCGGCGCGGGTCACGGTCGGCTTGCTGGATAATCTTGGCAGCGGTGTGAAGTTGATCGAAGGACTCAATCCCACGACGTTGGCAAAATCGCGCAAGAGCTTGGCGGATGCCGAACATATCCGTAAGGCCATGGAGCAGGACGGGGCGGCGCTCTGTGAGTTTTTTGCCTGGCTGGAAAGTGCCTGGGGGCGCGAACGTATCACCGAGCTGACCATTGATGAACACCTCACCGCAGCCCGAAAGCGTCGGCCGGATTTTGTTTCCTTGAGCTTCAATACCATCGCTGCATTCAATGCCAATGGCGCGATGCCTCATTACCACGCCACGGAAGAGGCGCACGCCGTTATCGAAGGCGATGGCTTGCTGCTGATCGATTCGGGTGGGCAGTATCTCGGTGGAACCACGGACATCACCCGCATGGTGCCGGTCGGAACGCCGACGTCAGAGCAGAAGCGTGATTGCACCCGAGTGCTCAAGGGCGTGATTGCCTTGTCCCGGGCCAGATTTCCCCAAGGCATTCTGTCGCCTTTGCTGGATGCTATCGCCCGCGCGCCGATCTGGGCCGAGCAGGTGGATTATGGCCATGGCACGGGTCATGGGGTCGGTTATTTCCTCAATGTCCATGAAGGACCGCAGGTCATTGCCTATCAGGCCGCCGCTGCGCCACAAACCGCGATGCAGCCAGGGATGATCACGTCGATTGAGCCGGGCACCTATCGTCCAGGTCGCTGGGGCGTGCGCATCGAGAATCTGGTCATCAATCGCGAGGCGGGCAGCAGCGAGTTTGGCACGTTCCTGGAGTTCGAAACGCTCACGCTGTGCCCGATCGACACTCGCTGCCTGGAGCCGTCGCTGCTGACCCAGGATGAAAAAGACTGGTTCAACGCTTACCACGCCGAGGTTCGGCGTCGATTGAGCCCATTGCTGGAAGGCGACGCGCTGCAATGGCTGAACACGCGAACGGCGGCCATCTGA
- a CDS encoding 2-hydroxychromene-2-carboxylate isomerase, whose amino-acid sequence MNKSVEFFFDLGSPTTYLAYTQLPTLCAQAGSALLYRPMLLGGVFKATGNASPVTVPAKGPYLFQDLNRFAKRYGVEFKLNPHFPINTLLLMRAVTGMQLHQPDRFQSFIDCLFQALWVNARNLNDPATVAAVLSEGGFDPEYVLALTTDQLVKEQLKSTTEEAIRRGVFGAPSMFVGNELFFGQDRLDFVREALA is encoded by the coding sequence ATGAACAAATCAGTGGAATTTTTCTTCGATCTCGGCAGCCCGACTACCTATCTGGCCTATACCCAGTTGCCCACGCTTTGCGCACAAGCCGGCAGCGCGCTGCTTTACCGTCCCATGTTGCTCGGTGGCGTCTTCAAGGCAACGGGTAATGCATCCCCTGTTACTGTGCCAGCCAAGGGCCCCTATCTATTTCAGGACTTGAATCGTTTCGCCAAGCGCTACGGTGTCGAGTTCAAGCTCAATCCTCACTTCCCAATCAATACGCTGCTGCTGATGCGTGCCGTGACCGGCATGCAATTGCATCAACCTGACCGTTTCCAGTCTTTTATTGATTGCCTGTTCCAAGCGCTGTGGGTAAACGCGCGCAACCTCAACGATCCGGCAACCGTCGCGGCGGTCCTGAGCGAAGGTGGTTTCGACCCTGAATATGTACTTGCCCTGACGACCGATCAGTTGGTCAAGGAGCAGCTCAAAAGCACGACCGAAGAAGCCATTCGCCGGGGCGTGTTCGGCGCTCCGAGCATGTTTGTCGGCAATGAGCTGTTCTTCGGGCAGGATCGACTGGACTTCGTCCGTGAAGCCCTAGCTTGA
- a CDS encoding SDR family oxidoreductase gives MNNKKVVLVVGAGDATGGAIARRFAREGFVACVTRRSADKLEPLVDDIRAQGGEAHGFACDARREEDVIALIEQIENQIGPIEALVFNIGANVPCSILEETARKYFKIWEMACFSGFLNAREVAKRMATRRRGTILFTGATAGLRGTSGFAAFAGAKHGIRALAQSMARELGPMNIHVAHVVVDGAIDTDFIRDNFPEKYATKDEDGILDPEHIAENYWYLHAQPRDAWTFELDLRPWSERW, from the coding sequence ATGAATAATAAGAAGGTCGTACTGGTTGTAGGTGCCGGCGACGCCACGGGTGGCGCGATCGCCAGGCGTTTCGCCCGGGAAGGTTTCGTGGCCTGCGTTACGCGTCGAAGTGCCGACAAGCTTGAGCCATTGGTCGACGATATAAGGGCCCAAGGCGGGGAAGCTCACGGTTTTGCCTGCGACGCCCGTAGGGAAGAAGATGTAATCGCGCTGATTGAGCAGATCGAGAATCAGATCGGTCCGATCGAAGCCTTGGTCTTTAACATTGGCGCGAATGTTCCCTGTAGCATCCTTGAGGAAACCGCACGCAAATATTTCAAGATCTGGGAAATGGCCTGCTTCTCAGGTTTTCTCAATGCCCGGGAAGTGGCCAAGCGGATGGCCACGCGTCGCCGCGGAACGATCCTGTTTACCGGGGCTACGGCGGGGTTACGCGGAACATCCGGATTCGCAGCATTTGCGGGGGCCAAACATGGCATTCGCGCGTTGGCCCAGAGCATGGCGCGCGAATTGGGCCCCATGAATATTCATGTCGCCCACGTGGTGGTGGATGGCGCCATCGACACAGACTTCATCCGCGACAACTTCCCGGAAAAATACGCAACCAAGGATGAGGATGGCATCCTCGACCCCGAACACATTGCCGAAAATTATTGGTACCTGCACGCCCAGCCCCGTGACGCCTGGACATTCGAGCTGGACCTGCGTCCCTGGAGCGAACGCTGGTAA
- a CDS encoding TetR/AcrR family transcriptional regulator: MRYSANHKMETREKLLASSAVSAKTSGFSTVGVDGLMKAIGLSGGAFYSHFSSKDELFQAIVERELAHSLDRLSGNGVMDSAKLERCLKQYLSMNHVEHPEAGCALPVLGAEIARSDVQVREAAQTWICRLHDGWAKVLGSDSLAWAILSQCVGALVVARMLVTPEVQRDVLKSSHEEISRRLAERQSD, translated from the coding sequence ATGCGCTATTCGGCCAATCACAAGATGGAAACCCGCGAGAAACTGCTCGCCAGTAGTGCCGTATCGGCCAAGACGTCAGGTTTTTCGACGGTAGGGGTTGATGGCCTGATGAAGGCGATCGGGTTGAGCGGCGGGGCGTTTTATAGTCACTTTTCGTCCAAGGACGAGCTTTTCCAGGCTATCGTCGAGCGCGAGCTGGCTCATAGCCTGGACCGCTTGAGTGGTAATGGGGTCATGGACTCAGCGAAGCTGGAACGCTGTCTCAAGCAATACCTGAGCATGAACCATGTCGAGCATCCGGAGGCGGGGTGTGCCTTGCCGGTATTGGGCGCTGAGATTGCGCGTTCGGATGTGCAGGTACGCGAGGCAGCGCAAACGTGGATCTGTCGTTTGCATGACGGCTGGGCAAAAGTGTTGGGCAGCGATAGCTTGGCCTGGGCGATCCTGTCGCAATGCGTTGGGGCGCTTGTCGTCGCACGCATGCTCGTCACGCCGGAAGTCCAGCGTGATGTTCTCAAATCCAGTCATGAGGAAATCAGCCGTCGGCTGGCTGAGCGGCAATCTGACTGA
- the rhtA gene encoding threonine/homoserine exporter RhtA encodes MTPPNRSLASSLYPVALLLIAMASIQSGASLAKSMFPVVGAQGTTTLRLIFASIIMLLLLRPWRAKLTAQSLRTVVIYGMALGGMNFLFYMSLRTVPLGIAVALEFTGPLAVAIYASRRAIDFLWIALAVIGLLLLIPSGATSTGIDLIGAAYALGAGVCWALYILFGQKAGADNGVQTAALGVMIAALFVAPIGIVHAGATLLTPSLIPIAVGVAILSTALPYTLEMIALTRIPARTFGTLMSVEPAIGALSGLIFLHEYLSLSQWAAITCIILASIGATLTMGETAKPAIAAD; translated from the coding sequence ATGACCCCACCAAATCGCAGCCTGGCATCCTCTTTATACCCGGTTGCCCTACTACTGATCGCCATGGCATCGATCCAGTCCGGCGCGTCACTCGCCAAGAGCATGTTCCCGGTAGTGGGTGCACAAGGCACCACGACGCTACGCCTCATTTTCGCCAGCATCATCATGCTGTTGTTGCTACGTCCATGGAGAGCCAAACTCACCGCCCAATCCTTGCGCACCGTAGTGATCTACGGAATGGCTCTGGGTGGAATGAATTTCCTCTTCTATATGTCACTGCGCACCGTTCCGCTGGGCATTGCCGTGGCACTGGAATTCACCGGCCCCCTGGCGGTCGCTATCTACGCGTCACGCCGGGCGATTGATTTTCTCTGGATTGCCCTGGCGGTGATTGGCTTGTTGCTGCTCATACCCTCCGGGGCCACCAGCACCGGCATCGACCTGATCGGTGCTGCCTATGCCCTGGGCGCCGGAGTTTGTTGGGCGCTGTACATCCTGTTTGGCCAGAAAGCTGGAGCGGACAATGGCGTGCAGACCGCAGCTTTGGGGGTCATGATCGCAGCACTGTTTGTAGCCCCTATTGGCATCGTTCACGCTGGGGCCACACTGCTGACACCAAGCCTGATTCCAATCGCCGTTGGTGTCGCCATCCTGTCCACTGCCCTGCCTTATACCTTGGAAATGATTGCCCTCACCCGCATTCCAGCCCGTACGTTCGGGACGCTGATGAGCGTAGAGCCCGCGATCGGTGCGTTGTCAGGACTGATATTCCTTCATGAATACCTTTCACTGTCCCAATGGGCTGCCATTACCTGCATTATTCTCGCTTCGATCGGCGCGACGTTGACCATGGGGGAGACCGCGAAGCCGGCCATCGCAGCAGATTGA
- a CDS encoding lysozyme inhibitor LprI family protein, producing the protein MSTRLLLPLIPLLFISTVQADACANATTQGDMNQCAAQENKAADKELNSLYKQITARLMDNAHAKQLLVKAQRAWIEFRDAECSFSASGVEGGSVYPMIHDECITNLTKARVEALKTYLKCKEGDLSCPVPEA; encoded by the coding sequence ATGTCCACCCGTTTGCTGCTTCCCCTGATTCCCCTGCTGTTCATCAGCACTGTTCAGGCTGATGCTTGCGCCAATGCCACCACTCAAGGTGATATGAATCAATGCGCAGCCCAGGAGAACAAAGCTGCCGACAAGGAACTGAACAGCTTGTACAAACAAATCACAGCACGCTTGATGGACAATGCCCACGCCAAGCAGTTGCTGGTCAAGGCCCAGCGTGCATGGATCGAATTCCGTGACGCTGAATGCAGCTTTTCCGCGTCCGGAGTCGAAGGCGGTAGCGTCTATCCCATGATTCACGATGAGTGCATTACAAACTTGACGAAGGCACGGGTCGAGGCGCTCAAGACCTACCTAAAGTGCAAGGAGGGAGACTTGAGCTGCCCGGTACCCGAGGCTTGA
- a CDS encoding AraC family transcriptional regulator codes for MSVSTSITITPDNRVDLRRAELASLMKRFAPEYGAHATAIEALHLIRSDQPTEALHVVHKPGLCVIVQGRKEVTLADERYVYDPLNYLVVSVTLPLAGQVIEASPEQPYLCIRLDIDPAQICRLIADASPIGVPTERANRGLFLDRIDEPLLDAMLRLLRLLDSPEDIATLAPLAQQEIFYRLLRGTQGRRLHEIAIPDTQTHRISRAIEWLNSHYAEPLSIESLAQMINLSPSALHHRFKAVTAMSPLQYQKQLRLQEARRLLLAENGDVSSIGYKMGYESPSQFSREYSRLFGASPSKDIARLRAMALQASSA; via the coding sequence ATGTCGGTATCCACGTCCATCACCATCACGCCCGATAACCGCGTAGACCTGCGTCGCGCCGAACTGGCGAGCCTGATGAAGCGCTTCGCCCCGGAATATGGCGCTCACGCCACGGCCATCGAGGCGCTGCACCTTATCCGCAGCGACCAACCCACCGAAGCCCTGCATGTCGTACACAAGCCGGGGCTCTGCGTCATTGTCCAAGGGCGCAAAGAAGTCACGCTGGCGGATGAACGCTATGTCTATGACCCGCTCAATTATTTGGTAGTCTCGGTGACGCTGCCTCTGGCCGGCCAAGTGATCGAGGCCAGTCCCGAGCAACCGTACCTGTGCATTCGCCTGGACATTGATCCGGCCCAGATCTGTAGATTGATCGCTGATGCCAGCCCCATCGGCGTACCGACCGAAAGGGCCAATCGTGGATTGTTCCTGGATCGCATTGATGAACCCTTGCTCGACGCAATGCTGCGCTTGCTGCGGTTGCTCGACAGCCCGGAAGACATCGCCACCCTTGCGCCGTTGGCCCAGCAGGAGATTTTCTACCGACTGTTGCGCGGTACCCAAGGCCGGCGCCTGCATGAAATCGCGATTCCTGACACCCAGACCCACCGCATCAGCCGGGCCATCGAGTGGCTCAACAGCCACTATGCCGAACCGTTGAGCATTGAGAGCCTGGCGCAAATGATCAATCTCAGCCCTTCGGCCCTGCATCATCGCTTCAAGGCCGTGACCGCCATGAGCCCGCTTCAATACCAGAAACAACTGCGCCTGCAGGAAGCCCGACGGTTATTGTTGGCCGAGAACGGCGACGTTTCGTCAATCGGCTACAAGATGGGCTATGAAAGCCCTTCCCAGTTCAGCCGTGAGTACAGCCGTTTATTTGGCGCCTCGCCCAGCAAAGACATCGCTCGTCTGCGAGCCATGGCATTACAGGCCAGCAGCGCCTGA
- a CDS encoding SDR family oxidoreductase, translating to MSDIQNKVVVITGASSGIGEAAARLLAARGACVVLGARRVDRLQTLVQEIEAAGQRAACKAVDVTRRDDVQNLIDFAVEKFGRLDVIINNAGVMPLSKLEALKVDEWDRMIDVNIRGVLHGIAAGLPLMQRQRSGQFINIASIGAYAVSPTAAVYCATKFAVRAISEGLRQEVGGDVRVTVISPGVTESELAESISDEGGRAEMREFRRIAIPAEAIARAIAYAIEQPADVDVSELVVRPTASPY from the coding sequence ATGTCCGATATTCAGAACAAAGTCGTGGTCATCACTGGCGCTAGCAGCGGGATAGGTGAGGCGGCAGCACGCTTGCTGGCGGCCCGGGGGGCTTGCGTCGTATTGGGTGCCCGACGCGTGGACCGTTTGCAGACGCTCGTGCAAGAAATTGAGGCCGCTGGCCAGCGAGCCGCTTGCAAAGCCGTGGACGTGACCCGTCGCGATGACGTCCAGAACCTGATCGATTTCGCCGTCGAAAAATTCGGCCGACTCGATGTGATCATCAATAACGCCGGCGTCATGCCCCTCTCCAAGCTCGAGGCCCTCAAAGTCGATGAGTGGGACCGGATGATCGACGTCAACATCCGCGGCGTCCTCCATGGTATTGCCGCAGGCCTGCCACTGATGCAGCGCCAACGCAGCGGCCAGTTCATCAATATTGCCTCCATCGGTGCCTACGCGGTCAGCCCAACGGCCGCGGTTTACTGCGCCACGAAATTTGCCGTGCGGGCCATTTCCGAAGGCCTGCGCCAGGAGGTGGGTGGAGACGTTCGCGTAACGGTAATTTCCCCGGGCGTCACCGAATCGGAACTGGCCGAGAGTATTTCCGACGAAGGCGGACGCGCCGAGATGCGCGAGTTCCGCAGGATCGCCATCCCCGCTGAGGCCATTGCCCGGGCCATTGCCTACGCCATCGAACAGCCGGCGGACGTGGACGTCAGTGAGCTGGTGGTACGGCCAACGGCCAGCCCGTACTGA
- the inhA gene encoding isonitrile hydratase, translated as MTLQIGFLLFPQVQQLDLTGPYDVLASLPDVKVHLIWKDLAPVTASTGLVLLPTTTFEDCPTLDVICVPGGSGVGPLMEDEQTLAFIKRQAAHAKYITSVCTGSLVLGAAGLLRGKRATTHWAFHSLLQPLGATPIKDRVVRDGNLFTGGGITAGIDFALTLAAELFDRDTAELVQLQLEYAPAPPFVSGSPDTAPAKVLEEANRRSAESLRVRSQITQRAAARLEKA; from the coding sequence ATGACATTGCAGATTGGTTTTCTGTTATTCCCCCAGGTGCAGCAACTGGATCTCACCGGCCCTTATGACGTGCTGGCCTCCCTGCCCGACGTGAAAGTCCACCTGATCTGGAAAGACCTGGCACCCGTTACCGCCAGCACCGGGCTGGTCTTGCTGCCGACCACTACGTTCGAAGATTGCCCGACGCTCGACGTGATCTGCGTCCCCGGCGGCAGCGGCGTCGGTCCGCTGATGGAAGACGAGCAGACCCTGGCTTTCATTAAGCGCCAGGCAGCCCACGCCAAGTACATCACCTCGGTGTGCACCGGTTCGCTGGTACTCGGCGCGGCGGGTTTGTTGCGCGGCAAGCGCGCCACCACCCATTGGGCTTTCCACAGCCTGCTGCAACCGTTGGGCGCGACCCCCATCAAGGACCGCGTGGTACGCGATGGCAATCTGTTCACGGGCGGTGGCATCACGGCGGGCATCGACTTTGCCCTGACCCTGGCGGCAGAACTGTTCGACCGGGACACCGCCGAGCTCGTGCAATTGCAGCTTGAGTACGCCCCCGCCCCGCCGTTTGTCTCAGGGAGTCCGGACACTGCGCCAGCTAAAGTGCTGGAAGAGGCCAACCGGCGCTCGGCGGAGTCGCTCCGGGTGCGTTCGCAGATCACTCAGCGGGCTGCGGCGCGGTTGGAAAAGGCGTAG